In one Solanum lycopersicum chromosome 11, SLM_r2.1 genomic region, the following are encoded:
- the LOC101257423 gene encoding mitochondrial acidic protein MAM33 — protein sequence MLRKALALAGSALQQQHQPWRTIACRRSSGVSSAVNSIILRSLKDHYLEVSKMTPPPKVSPPSPFTVLKGALDHGGPVLRRTHGNEEISISVMRLANIIAGGIADEEEDGINQLFLHVDISKPGQKESLHFLCGLYPDALGIHSVSLRSKTESSGFLAVPTNYGGPVFQDIDEKMRDALHSFIEERGINESLFPFLQAWLYVKDHRNLMRWFKTIGSLVNDRKQGASHA from the exons ATGCTACGGAAGGCTCTAGCATTGGCCGGAAGCGCACTGCAGCAACAACATCAGCCATGGCGGACGATAGCCTGCCGGCGGTCGTCGGGTGTATCATCAGCCGTGAACAGTATAATCCTTCGGTCACTTAAAGATCACTATCTTGAAGTCTCCAAAATGACTCCTCCTCCG AAAGTTAGCCCTCCTTCTCCATTCACTGTCCTCAAGGGGGCACTTGATCATGGTGGTCCTGTGCTAAGACGAACACATGGAAATGAGGAAATCAGTATCTCCGTCATGCGGTTGGCCAACATTATTGCTGGAGGTATTGCAGATGAAGAGGAGGATGGTATTAATCAGCTTTTTCTACACGTTGACATTTCAAAGCCAGGGCAGAAGGAATCGCTGCATTTTCTTTGTGGGCTATATCCAGATGCTTTGGGAATACACTCAGTCTCATTGAGATCAAAGACCGAGTCTAGTGGGTTTCTTGCTGTTCCAACCAATTACGGTGGGCCAGTTTTTCA AGATATTGATGAGAAAATGAGAGATGCTCTACACAGTTTCATTGAAGAGCGAGGAATTAACGAAAGCCTCTTTCCATTTCTACAAGCTTGGCTCTATGTGAAGGACCATCGGAATCTTATGCGTTGGTTTAAAACAATTGGTTCGCTCGTTAATGACAGAAAACAAGGAGCTTCTCATGCCTAA